The Pseudochaenichthys georgianus chromosome 24, fPseGeo1.2, whole genome shotgun sequence genome includes a region encoding these proteins:
- the calm1b gene encoding calmodulin-1b — translation MADQLTEEQIAEFKEAFSLFDKDGDGTITTKELGTVMRSLGQNPTEAELQDMINEVDADGNGTIDFPEFLTMMARKMKDTDSEEEIREAFRVFDKDGNGYISAAELRHVMTNLGEKLTDEEVDEMIREADIDGDGQVNYEEFVQMMTAK, via the exons GCTGACCAACTAACAGAGGAGCAGATCGCAG AGTTCAAGGAGGCTTTCTCCTTATTCGACAAGGATGGCGACGGCACCATCACCACCAAAGAGCTGGGCACAGTCATGAGGTCGCTGGGCCAGAACCCAACAGAGGCCGAACTGCAGGACATGATCAACGAGGTGGACGCTGACG GTAATGGAACCATCGACTTCCCCGAGTTCCTGACCATGATGGCCAGAAAAATGAAGGACACAGACAGCGAGGAGGAGATCCGCGAGGCTTTCCGGGTATTCGATAAG GATGGAAACGGCTATATCAGCGCCGCAGAGCTCCGTCACGTCATGACGAACCTGGGGGAGAAGCTAACGGACGAGGAGGTGGACGAGATGATCAGAGAAGCAGACATCGATGGAGACGGACAGGTCAACTATGAAG agtTTGTACAGATGATGACTGCAAAGTGA